From Aspergillus fumigatus Af293 chromosome 5, whole genome shotgun sequence, a single genomic window includes:
- a CDS encoding putative plasma membrane ammonium transporter (Ato3), protein MNEKSDETLRRMQTAESVFLPISREAFEKLYLNPKSPTVSGDLRKKVGNPTPISLLGFLLASTTNACIVMGWRGAGGNGAAIIPVLIFFGGMVQIFGGIGEWIIGNTFSCALFFTYGTFWIVQGTTLMPFFATGIHFSSTGNFLEGQQTPMYNASIAFYFVALTVITFIYMICSLRTNVCLFSALFLLEITLGLFAGAFFSVSAGNIHLAEKLQVAGGAFNFALCIPIWWIFITQILEAVDFPVSLPVGDLSTMIPGRSQRMRSKQAEA, encoded by the exons ATGAATGAAAAGTCAGACGAGACCCTTCGTCGCATGCAAACGGCGGAGAGTGTTTTCCTGCCCATTTCTCGAGAGGCATTTGAGAAGCTCTACTTGAATCCAAAGAGTCCCACGGTTTCAGGGGATTTGCGCAAGAAGGTGGGAAATCCTACACCAATCTCTCTGCTGGGCTTCTTGCTTGCTTCCACAACCAACGCGTGTATTGTTatgggatggaggggagcCGGGGGCAATGGAGCTGCCATTAT TCCTGTCCTGATTTTCTTCGGAGGAATGGTTCAGATATTCGGTGGGATTGGGGAATGGATCATTGGCAACACATTCTCATGCGCGCTCTTCTTCACTTACG GAACATTCTGGATCGTCCAGGGAACGACGCTCATGCCCTTCTTCGCTACTGGAATCCATTTCTCGTCCACGGGCAACTTCCTCGAGGGACAGCAGACACCCATGTATAACGCCAGCATAG CATTCTATTTTGTGGCCCTGACAGTCATAACCTTCATATACATGATATGCTCCCTTCGAACCAACGTCTGCCTCTTCTCCGCGCTCTTCTTGCTTGAGATCACTCTTGGGTTGTTCGCCGgtgctttcttctccgttTCCGCGGGGAATATTCATCTAGCTGAGAAGTTGCAAGTG GCCGGCGGCGCATTCAACTTTGCGCTATGCATACCAATCTGGTGGATTTTCATTACACAAATCCTAGAGGCCGTCGACTTCCCCGTCTCACTTCCCGTTGGCGATCTCAGCACGATGATACCAGGGCGGAGCCAGAGGATGCGTTCGAAGCAAGCTGAGGCTTGA